A DNA window from Pseudomonas tohonis contains the following coding sequences:
- a CDS encoding DUF4019 domain-containing protein: MKMLRSALLAFGLLACTLAQASEAQKIEQAKAAASAWLAIADNEDYLRSWQQAASLFRHSVTRYDWTNLAVDLRSPLGPVRARTLQSAKYATQLPGLPDGEYVILEYRSNFEHHSEAVETVTPMRDTDGQWRVAGYYVD; this comes from the coding sequence ATGAAGATGTTACGCAGTGCCCTGTTGGCCTTCGGCCTGCTGGCCTGCACCCTCGCCCAGGCCTCGGAGGCGCAGAAGATCGAGCAGGCCAAGGCCGCCGCGAGCGCCTGGCTGGCCATCGCCGACAACGAGGACTACCTGCGCAGCTGGCAGCAGGCGGCGAGCCTGTTCCGTCACTCGGTGACGCGCTACGACTGGACCAACCTGGCGGTGGACCTGCGCTCGCCCCTGGGGCCGGTGCGGGCACGCACGCTGCAGTCGGCCAAGTACGCGACCCAGCTGCCGGGCCTGCCGGACGGCGAGTACGTGATCCTCGAATACCGCAGCAACTTCGAGCACCACAGCGAGGCGGTGGAGACGGTGACGCCGATGCGCGACACCGACGGCCAGTGGCGGGTGGCCGGGTACTACGTCGATTGA
- a CDS encoding glutathione S-transferase, which yields MKLIGMLDSPYVRRVAISLRTLDIPFEHEAVSVFRHFDAFKAINPVVKAPTLVLDDGATLMDSSLILDYLETLAGRSLLPAAPAPRAHALRVVGLALALCEKAVQIVYEKELRPQDKQHAPWLERVRYQLHAACSELAAELARRPLGEGAAIGQDGISLAVAWGFAQLVIREELEPAGYPSLAAFAERAERLPAFLATPMA from the coding sequence ATGAAACTGATCGGTATGCTGGATTCCCCTTATGTACGCCGGGTCGCCATCAGCCTGCGAACGCTCGACATCCCCTTCGAGCACGAGGCGGTTTCGGTGTTTCGTCATTTCGATGCCTTCAAGGCGATCAACCCGGTGGTCAAAGCACCCACCCTGGTGCTCGACGATGGCGCCACGCTGATGGATTCGAGCCTGATCCTCGACTACCTGGAAACCCTCGCCGGGCGCAGCCTGCTGCCCGCCGCGCCAGCCCCGCGCGCCCATGCCCTGCGCGTGGTCGGCCTGGCCCTGGCGCTGTGCGAGAAGGCGGTGCAGATCGTCTACGAGAAGGAGCTGCGCCCGCAGGACAAGCAGCACGCGCCCTGGCTGGAGCGGGTGCGCTACCAGTTGCACGCGGCCTGCAGCGAGCTTGCGGCGGAACTGGCCCGCCGCCCCCTGGGCGAAGGCGCCGCGATCGGCCAGGACGGCATCAGCCTGGCGGTGGCCTGGGGCTTCGCCCAGTTGGTGATACGCGAGGAACTGGAGCCGGCCGGCTACCCGTCGCTGGCGGCCTTCGCCGAACGCGCCGAGCGGCTGCCGGCCTTCCTCGCCACGCCGATGGCTTAA
- a CDS encoding LysR substrate-binding domain-containing protein — protein MNHMPPLASLRSFEAVARLGSITRAAAELHVTHSAISQQIKQLELLLGLPLFVREGRGLRLNEDGRLYALQIRRALEDIGEATRLVRDRPEREALTIAVMPSFGAQWLLPRLPRFQARHPLYRIHLQASLGVQDLRQSGIDLAIRMGQGNWEGLERRRLFDDELLLVASPRLNGGDLPQTPQQALRLPLIRTAEPWLRWCQAAGVDEPPADLGLWINDSNLVLEALRLCQGIALERRSLVQGALARGELVQLTGISVPYAFPYWRVWQSGEGVGQKHEDFGRWLDEEAALYRASIGQAP, from the coding sequence ATGAACCACATGCCTCCACTGGCCTCGCTGCGCAGCTTCGAAGCGGTCGCGCGCCTGGGCAGCATCACCCGGGCCGCCGCCGAGCTGCACGTCACCCACTCGGCCATCAGCCAGCAGATCAAGCAGCTGGAGCTGCTGCTCGGCCTGCCGCTGTTCGTCCGCGAAGGGCGCGGCCTGCGCCTGAACGAGGATGGCCGCCTCTATGCCCTGCAGATCCGCCGGGCGCTGGAGGACATCGGCGAAGCCACCCGCCTGGTGCGCGACCGCCCCGAGCGCGAGGCGCTGACCATCGCGGTGATGCCGTCCTTCGGCGCCCAGTGGCTGCTGCCACGCCTGCCGCGTTTCCAGGCGCGCCACCCGCTCTACCGCATCCACCTGCAAGCCAGCCTCGGGGTGCAGGACCTGCGCCAGTCGGGGATCGACCTGGCCATCCGCATGGGCCAGGGCAACTGGGAGGGGCTGGAGCGGCGCCGGCTGTTCGACGACGAACTGCTGCTGGTGGCCTCGCCGCGCCTCAATGGCGGCGACCTGCCGCAGACACCCCAGCAGGCCCTGCGCCTGCCCTTGATCCGCACCGCCGAGCCCTGGCTGCGCTGGTGCCAGGCGGCCGGCGTGGACGAGCCGCCAGCGGACCTGGGCCTGTGGATAAACGACTCCAACCTGGTGCTGGAGGCCCTGCGCCTGTGCCAGGGCATCGCCCTGGAGCGCCGCAGCCTGGTACAGGGCGCACTGGCACGGGGCGAGCTGGTGCAACTCACCGGCATCAGCGTGCCCTACGCCTTTCCCTATTGGCGGGTGTGGCAGTCGGGCGAGGGCGTGGGCCAGAAGCACGAGGACTTCGGGCGCTGGCTGGACGAGGAGGCCGCGCTCTACCGCGCCTCCATCGGCCAGGCGCCGTGA
- a CDS encoding OprD family porin, whose product MKKNLSLIALCIAASAPAFADEQAQSKGFVEDSSLNVLLRNAYMNRDYKHGKSDRMEWGQGFIGNFSSGFTQGTVGFGVDAFGLYALRLDGGKGRVGAAGIDFFKPGDSGHAQDDIARAGAAIKARISNTVIKVGDQMPALPVLSYDDSRLLPESYTGTLITSKEIEGLELNVGRFNAEAQKSAEARDSGGLKRIDVYGGSYKFNDQFSTSLYASDVKDVLKKQYLNLNYIIPVADDQSVTLDFNGYKTRLDKEFATNDARDNRIWSLAATYALGGHSFTLAHQRSSGDIGYLYGGYQSGDYIGDGGTTIWLANSYWSDFNGKDENSWQVAYGLDFAEYGVPGLSYRVAYVRGDNIDAGQGGRGQEREIFNQVQYVVQEGPAKDLKMKLRGSMLRASNNINSYVDDGNEVRVFVEYPVNIF is encoded by the coding sequence ATGAAGAAAAATCTGAGCCTGATCGCCCTCTGCATCGCTGCCTCCGCCCCCGCCTTCGCCGACGAGCAGGCGCAATCCAAGGGTTTCGTGGAGGACAGCAGCCTGAACGTGCTGCTGCGCAACGCCTACATGAACCGTGACTACAAGCACGGCAAGTCCGACCGCATGGAATGGGGCCAGGGCTTCATCGGCAACTTCAGCTCCGGTTTCACCCAGGGCACCGTCGGCTTCGGCGTCGACGCCTTCGGCCTGTACGCCCTGCGCCTGGACGGTGGCAAGGGCCGCGTCGGCGCTGCCGGCATCGACTTCTTCAAGCCCGGTGACAGCGGCCACGCCCAGGACGACATCGCGCGTGCCGGCGCCGCCATCAAGGCCCGCATCTCCAACACCGTGATCAAGGTGGGCGACCAGATGCCCGCCCTGCCGGTACTGAGCTACGACGACTCGCGCCTGCTGCCGGAAAGCTACACCGGCACCCTGATCACCTCGAAGGAGATCGAAGGCCTGGAACTGAACGTCGGCCGCTTCAACGCCGAAGCCCAGAAGAGCGCCGAGGCCCGCGACAGCGGCGGCCTGAAGCGCATCGACGTGTACGGCGGCAGCTACAAGTTCAACGACCAGTTCAGCACCTCGCTCTACGCCTCCGACGTGAAGGACGTGCTGAAGAAGCAGTACCTGAACCTGAACTACATCATCCCGGTGGCCGACGACCAGTCCGTGACCCTGGACTTCAACGGCTACAAGACCCGCCTGGACAAGGAATTCGCCACCAACGACGCGCGCGACAACCGCATCTGGAGCCTGGCGGCCACCTACGCCCTGGGCGGCCACTCCTTCACCCTGGCGCACCAGCGCAGCAGCGGTGACATCGGCTACCTCTACGGCGGCTACCAGAGCGGCGACTACATCGGCGACGGCGGCACCACCATCTGGCTGGCCAACTCCTACTGGTCCGACTTCAACGGCAAGGACGAGAACTCCTGGCAGGTCGCCTACGGCCTGGACTTCGCCGAGTACGGCGTACCCGGCCTGAGCTACCGCGTGGCCTACGTGCGCGGCGACAACATCGACGCCGGCCAGGGCGGCCGCGGCCAGGAGCGCGAGATCTTCAACCAGGTGCAGTACGTGGTCCAGGAAGGCCCGGCCAAGGACCTGAAGATGAAGCTGCGCGGCTCCATGCTGCGTGCCTCCAACAACATCAACAGCTACGTCGACGACGGCAACGAAGTCCGCGTATTCGTCGAGTACCCGGTCAATATCTTCTGA
- a CDS encoding CSLREA domain-containing protein: MAPDRSTRSAFLSLMLGLASPALAEDIRVSKTGDSDDGVCNADCSLREAIAYAAAQPGSHRIQLAEGRYVLGPGDAARAGADDGLVVSGELTLVGAGTGKTLLDGGRHGRLFSVSEGARLHLEQLSLRNGRSATRGGALLNEGETTLEHVELRDNQVYAIDPGPDHGWGGAIANYGWLDIRSSYLVDNQAFSETTDEVRGGGLYNAGQLRMRNSTLEHNNSSNGVDNGFGGGLYNQGLADIARSTLVRNSQGEGGLGAAILNTGVLRLVNSTLSNNPTYFGRGVLVNGRPQGQGGEGAQALLGNVTIAGNGNYGLMNFASMAVRNSLVAGNRHINDDSEVFVRNCLNQGRSFDVRGLMLGSDGHGCSADLPLDDALTFTRVLEPLSAAPGAPPLHPLRAGSPAIDAGVGTCTASDQRKVLRPQDGNGDGVAGCDLGAYEQAAP; the protein is encoded by the coding sequence ATGGCGCCCGACCGATCCACCCGCAGCGCATTTCTTTCCCTGATGCTCGGCCTCGCCTCCCCGGCGCTCGCCGAGGACATCCGCGTCAGCAAGACTGGTGACAGCGACGATGGCGTGTGCAACGCCGACTGCTCGCTGCGCGAGGCCATCGCCTATGCCGCCGCGCAACCCGGCAGCCATCGCATCCAGCTGGCGGAGGGGCGCTACGTCCTGGGCCCCGGCGATGCGGCCCGTGCCGGTGCCGACGACGGGCTGGTGGTCAGCGGCGAGCTGACCCTGGTGGGCGCGGGCACCGGCAAGACCCTCCTCGATGGCGGTCGCCACGGCCGCCTGTTCAGCGTCAGCGAAGGCGCGCGCCTGCACCTTGAGCAACTGAGCCTGCGCAACGGCCGCAGCGCCACCCGTGGCGGCGCCCTGCTCAACGAGGGCGAGACCACCCTGGAGCACGTCGAGCTGCGCGACAACCAGGTCTACGCCATCGACCCCGGCCCCGATCATGGCTGGGGCGGTGCCATCGCCAACTACGGCTGGCTGGACATCCGCTCCTCGTACCTGGTCGACAACCAGGCCTTCTCCGAAACCACCGACGAAGTCCGCGGCGGCGGGCTCTACAACGCCGGCCAGCTGCGCATGCGCAACTCGACGCTGGAGCACAACAACAGCTCCAACGGCGTCGACAACGGCTTTGGCGGCGGCCTCTACAACCAGGGCCTCGCCGACATCGCCCGCAGCACCCTGGTGCGCAACAGCCAAGGCGAGGGCGGGCTCGGCGCGGCCATCCTCAACACCGGTGTGCTGCGCCTGGTCAACAGCACCCTCAGCAACAACCCGACCTACTTCGGCCGTGGCGTGCTGGTCAACGGCCGGCCCCAGGGGCAGGGCGGGGAGGGCGCCCAGGCGTTGCTGGGCAACGTCACCATCGCGGGCAACGGCAACTACGGGCTGATGAACTTCGCCTCCATGGCGGTGCGCAACAGCCTGGTGGCCGGCAACCGCCATATCAACGACGACAGCGAGGTGTTCGTGCGCAACTGCCTGAACCAGGGCCGCTCCTTCGATGTGCGCGGCCTGATGCTGGGCAGCGATGGCCACGGTTGCAGCGCCGACCTGCCGCTGGACGACGCGCTCACCTTCACCCGGGTGCTCGAGCCGCTGAGCGCCGCGCCCGGCGCGCCGCCCCTGCACCCGCTGCGCGCGGGCAGCCCGGCCATCGACGCCGGGGTCGGCACCTGCACCGCCAGCGACCAGCGCAAGGTCCTGCGCCCGCAGGACGGCAACGGCGACGGTGTCGCCGGCTGCGACCTGGGTGCCTACGAGCAAGCCGCGCCCTGA
- a CDS encoding Lrp/AsnC family transcriptional regulator, with translation MTLDDYDRRLLAEIQRDATLPQSELGERVNLSAAAVNRRLKRYRDEGIVRGQVALVEPEHLDHPLTLVVQVEVESERIDLLDAMKRSFARCPQVQQCYYTAGEWDFVLILAVRTMEQYTELTRRLFFESNNVRRFKTLVSMSNVKVGLEIPTDAEAPQGAACS, from the coding sequence ATGACCCTCGATGACTATGACCGCCGCCTGCTCGCGGAAATCCAGCGCGATGCGACCCTGCCCCAGAGCGAGTTGGGCGAGCGGGTGAACCTTTCCGCCGCTGCGGTGAACCGGCGGCTGAAGCGCTACCGCGACGAGGGCATCGTGCGCGGCCAGGTGGCGCTGGTGGAGCCGGAGCACCTGGACCACCCGCTGACCCTCGTGGTGCAGGTGGAGGTGGAGAGCGAACGCATCGACCTGCTCGACGCGATGAAGCGCAGCTTCGCCCGCTGCCCCCAGGTGCAGCAGTGCTACTACACCGCCGGCGAATGGGACTTCGTGCTGATCCTGGCGGTGCGCACCATGGAGCAGTACACCGAGCTGACCCGTCGCCTGTTCTTCGAGAGCAACAACGTGCGGCGCTTCAAGACGCTGGTCTCCATGAGCAACGTCAAGGTGGGGCTGGAGATCCCCACCGACGCCGAGGCGCCTCAGGGCGCGGCTTGCTCGTAG
- a CDS encoding diaminopropionate ammonia-lyase, protein MPALPAPATAAPLELLLNPHAVHAGYPTELRALMNIAQAGQDRARLAGWAELSPRATPLWSLPDLAARLGIARLCIKDESLRSPLASFKALGAPIALVRLILRRFPAQDFDAASLLAGEHRSRLAGFTVVSATDGNHGRALAAAARSIGCDCVIVLHAQVSEERERAIAAYGAQVRRIAGNYDDSVEEAASLALAYGWQVVADTSWEGYEEIPRDVMQGYGIIAEEVIETAGVDAYTHIILQGGVGGLAAGIASYYWERCGASRPTLLVVEPSQADCLYQSALAGEPARATGSVDSVMAGLACGATSPLAWRFLDGSIDAFLKVEDADAVAAMGVLAAGSARDIPVIAGESGAAGLAGLLRLLAEPELAALLGLDANARVLLINTEGATAPSVYEALVGEPVASVLARQRDWAAANLGR, encoded by the coding sequence ATGCCGGCGTTGCCGGCCCCGGCCACTGCCGCGCCGCTTGAACTGCTGCTCAACCCCCACGCCGTGCACGCTGGCTACCCCACGGAGCTGCGCGCGCTGATGAACATCGCCCAGGCCGGCCAGGACCGCGCCCGGCTGGCCGGCTGGGCGGAACTGAGCCCGCGTGCGACGCCGCTCTGGAGCCTGCCCGACCTGGCGGCGCGCCTGGGCATCGCGCGGCTGTGCATCAAGGACGAATCCCTGCGCTCGCCGCTCGCCAGCTTCAAGGCCCTGGGCGCCCCCATCGCCCTGGTGCGCCTGATCCTGCGGCGCTTCCCCGCCCAGGACTTCGACGCCGCCAGCCTGCTGGCCGGCGAGCACCGCTCGCGCCTGGCCGGCTTCACCGTGGTCAGCGCCACCGACGGCAACCATGGTCGCGCCCTGGCCGCCGCCGCCCGCAGCATCGGCTGCGACTGCGTGATCGTGCTCCACGCCCAAGTCAGCGAGGAGCGCGAGCGCGCCATCGCCGCCTACGGCGCGCAGGTACGGCGCATCGCCGGCAACTACGACGACTCGGTGGAGGAGGCCGCCTCCCTGGCGCTGGCCTATGGCTGGCAGGTGGTGGCCGACACGTCCTGGGAGGGCTACGAGGAGATCCCCCGCGATGTGATGCAGGGCTACGGCATCATCGCCGAGGAGGTGATCGAGACCGCCGGCGTCGACGCCTACACCCACATCATCCTGCAGGGCGGCGTCGGCGGCCTAGCGGCGGGCATCGCCAGCTACTACTGGGAGCGCTGCGGCGCCTCGCGCCCGACCCTGCTGGTGGTGGAGCCGAGCCAGGCCGACTGCCTCTACCAGAGCGCCCTCGCGGGCGAGCCGGCACGGGCCACGGGCTCGGTGGATTCGGTGATGGCCGGGCTCGCCTGTGGCGCCACCTCGCCGCTCGCCTGGCGCTTCCTCGACGGCAGCATCGACGCCTTCCTCAAGGTCGAGGACGCCGACGCGGTGGCCGCCATGGGCGTGCTCGCCGCCGGCAGCGCGCGGGACATCCCGGTGATCGCCGGCGAATCCGGCGCCGCGGGCCTCGCCGGGTTGCTGCGCCTGCTGGCCGAACCCGAGCTCGCCGCCTTGCTGGGGCTGGACGCCAACGCGCGGGTGCTGCTGATCAACACCGAAGGCGCCACCGCCCCTTCGGTTTACGAGGCGCTGGTGGGCGAACCCGTCGCCTCGGTGCTGGCGCGCCAGCGCGACTGGGCGGCGGCCAACCTGGGGCGCTGA
- a CDS encoding Rho-binding antiterminator → MNAYQPLHCDLHDYLEIACLRGYRLRVELTDGEPFEARALTTRTAASKEEFLRFDDLREIRLDRLLAITPLDPGAPFGRVRLAGAACSIPR, encoded by the coding sequence GTGAACGCCTACCAACCGCTGCACTGCGATCTCCACGACTACCTGGAGATCGCCTGCCTGCGCGGCTACCGGCTGCGGGTGGAGTTGACCGACGGCGAACCCTTCGAAGCCCGCGCCCTGACCACCCGTACCGCCGCCAGCAAGGAGGAATTCCTGCGCTTCGACGACCTGCGCGAAATACGCCTCGACCGGTTGCTGGCGATCACCCCGCTGGACCCCGGCGCCCCGTTCGGCCGGGTGCGGCTGGCGGGCGCGGCCTGCTCGATCCCGCGATGA
- a CDS encoding DUF2024 family protein, protein MQIQVFDTHVRTRDGRYLHFDVLIDSAEQPRAEHFARDWLGSLGLADADIAQSQCLYCHSESAPEPIATAIARDGYFIIALQGFEAAS, encoded by the coding sequence ATGCAGATCCAGGTATTCGACACCCACGTGCGCACCCGCGACGGGCGCTACCTGCACTTCGACGTGCTCATCGACTCGGCCGAGCAACCCCGGGCCGAGCACTTCGCCCGCGACTGGCTGGGCAGCCTCGGCCTGGCCGACGCCGACATCGCCCAGAGCCAGTGCCTGTACTGCCACAGCGAGTCGGCCCCGGAACCGATCGCCACGGCCATCGCGCGCGACGGCTACTTCATCATTGCCCTGCAAGGCTTCGAGGCGGCGTCGTGA
- a CDS encoding glutaredoxin domain-containing protein codes for MTQARYYHAGCPVCVEAERTLLGLLDPKVQVEIIHLGDVPARVAEAEGAGVKSVPALVVDGQVLHLNFGAALADLK; via the coding sequence ATGACCCAAGCTCGCTACTACCACGCCGGTTGCCCCGTCTGCGTCGAAGCCGAACGCACCCTCCTCGGCCTGCTCGACCCGAAGGTGCAGGTCGAGATCATCCACCTCGGCGATGTGCCGGCCCGCGTCGCCGAGGCGGAAGGCGCCGGCGTGAAATCGGTTCCCGCCCTGGTGGTGGACGGCCAGGTGCTGCACCTGAACTTCGGCGCCGCCCTCGCCGATCTCAAGTAA
- a CDS encoding MarR family winged helix-turn-helix transcriptional regulator — MLFDLLERLSSLTRVWFREHPLLAELQPIQFSALLYLARCNRYSDTPLAVTDYLGLTKGTVSQSLKALEAKGLVVKRPDLQDRRSVHLELTPSARELLGAVLPPDFLAAATARMGPAAGELEALLGDLLRNVQRSVDVPSFGLCRTCRFHRTLDGLPFCGLTEEPLVAGDEVLICREHRNPA, encoded by the coding sequence GTGCTCTTCGATCTGCTGGAGCGCCTGTCCAGCCTCACCCGCGTCTGGTTCCGCGAGCACCCGCTGCTGGCCGAGCTGCAGCCCATCCAGTTCAGCGCCTTGCTCTACCTCGCCCGCTGCAACCGCTATTCCGACACGCCGCTGGCAGTGACCGACTATCTGGGGCTGACCAAGGGCACCGTGTCGCAGTCGCTCAAGGCGCTGGAAGCCAAGGGCCTGGTGGTCAAGCGCCCGGACCTGCAGGACCGTCGCAGCGTGCACCTGGAACTCACGCCGTCGGCCCGCGAGCTGCTGGGTGCAGTGCTGCCGCCGGACTTCCTCGCCGCCGCCACCGCGCGCATGGGCCCCGCCGCCGGCGAACTGGAGGCGCTGCTCGGCGACCTGTTGCGCAACGTCCAGCGCAGCGTCGACGTGCCCTCGTTCGGCCTGTGCCGCACCTGCCGTTTCCACCGCACCCTGGACGGCCTGCCCTTCTGCGGGCTGACCGAGGAACCCCTGGTCGCCGGCGACGAGGTGCTGATCTGCCGCGAGCACCGGAATCCCGCATAG
- a CDS encoding CSLREA domain-containing protein codes for MHKPLISPLATATLVALALGSQAARAADFVVNQTEDSYDGVCDAHCSLRDAISAANAAPGPDRILLQAQTYRLSLPAGRDEEGDVVDEDDNLNGDLDIHDSLEIIGQGPAATVISGTPQANDRLLEVFDGARVVLERLRLTGGHSSTYGGALENHGEVVLRQVEVSRNSSTGAFSPGNGGGIANDGRLAVHRSVIANNRAGAGEGHFGLGGGIYNTGELLLRDSSVQGNSASDDDDAGYGGGLYNRGTADVARTTFSGNGSSFGSAIGNDGTLTLVNSTLSGNTQYYRAQATLNNGQPWISASPQALLVNVTIANNSGGYGLINTGSVTLRNSIIAGNLDEGLETPMNCDNQGAQAQYKAIGLLLGTGPGNCTGDLYVEQTDVLTKVLYPLADNNGLTQTHALRPRSPAVDAGIGTCTAHDQRGSKRPRDGDGDGVARCDLGAYERPKP; via the coding sequence ATGCACAAGCCGCTCATCTCCCCCCTCGCCACCGCCACCCTCGTCGCCCTCGCACTGGGCAGCCAGGCCGCCCGCGCCGCCGATTTCGTCGTCAACCAGACCGAAGACAGCTACGACGGCGTCTGCGATGCCCACTGCTCGCTGCGCGACGCCATCTCCGCCGCCAACGCCGCGCCGGGCCCGGACCGCATCCTGCTCCAGGCGCAGACCTATCGCCTGAGCCTGCCGGCGGGGCGCGACGAGGAGGGCGACGTCGTCGACGAAGACGACAACCTCAATGGCGACCTCGACATCCACGACTCCCTCGAAATCATCGGCCAGGGCCCGGCCGCGACCGTGATCAGCGGCACCCCGCAGGCCAACGACCGCCTGCTGGAGGTGTTCGACGGCGCCCGCGTGGTGCTCGAGCGCCTGCGCCTCACCGGTGGCCACAGCTCCACCTATGGCGGCGCCCTGGAGAACCATGGCGAGGTGGTGTTGCGCCAGGTGGAAGTGAGCCGCAACAGCTCCACCGGAGCCTTCAGCCCCGGCAATGGCGGCGGCATCGCCAACGACGGGCGCCTGGCCGTGCATCGCTCGGTCATCGCCAACAACCGCGCCGGGGCCGGAGAGGGCCACTTCGGCCTGGGTGGCGGCATCTACAACACCGGCGAGCTGCTGCTGCGCGACAGCAGCGTGCAGGGCAACTCCGCCAGCGACGACGATGACGCCGGCTACGGCGGCGGCCTCTACAACCGCGGCACGGCCGACGTGGCGCGGACCACCTTCAGCGGCAACGGGTCCAGTTTCGGCTCGGCCATCGGCAACGACGGCACGCTCACCCTGGTCAACTCGACCCTCAGCGGCAACACCCAGTACTACCGGGCCCAGGCCACCCTGAACAACGGCCAGCCCTGGATCAGCGCCAGCCCGCAAGCGCTGCTGGTGAACGTCACCATCGCCAACAACAGCGGCGGATACGGGTTGATCAACACAGGCTCGGTGACCCTGCGCAACAGCATCATCGCCGGCAACCTCGACGAGGGCCTGGAGACGCCGATGAACTGCGACAACCAGGGCGCCCAGGCGCAATACAAGGCCATCGGCCTGCTGCTGGGCACCGGGCCCGGCAACTGCACCGGCGACCTGTACGTGGAGCAGACCGACGTCCTCACCAAGGTGCTCTACCCCCTGGCGGACAACAACGGCCTGACCCAGACCCACGCCCTGCGCCCACGCAGCCCGGCGGTGGATGCCGGTATCGGCACCTGCACCGCCCATGACCAGCGCGGCTCCAAGCGCCCGCGTGACGGCGACGGCGATGGCGTGGCCCGTTGCGACCTGGGTGCCTACGAGCGGCCGAAGCCGTAG
- a CDS encoding aminoglycoside phosphotransferase family protein, whose protein sequence is MPPAPSLAEAEALFAPYLQRWQLTPDGEALLTPSGALLPVRKDGQAAMLKVSQNEDERLGAQVMRAWRGAGSARVLEIDGDGLLLERGGDPLIAMAQDGDDDLATALLCRALARLHTYDGPRPKGLKDLHSWFADLAPAARRHGGFLTEADALARQLLAAPCEQRLLHGDLHHGNLLDFGPRGWLAIDPKGLVGDRALDYAVIFANPDLCDPSRPVGTDPARFQRRLAIVCRESGLERQRLLQWLVAWCGLSAAWFLDDDDPDADIDLAVGALALEALATQ, encoded by the coding sequence ATGCCCCCCGCCCCCTCCCTCGCCGAGGCCGAAGCCCTTTTCGCCCCCTACCTGCAACGCTGGCAGCTGACGCCGGACGGCGAGGCGCTGCTCACCCCCAGCGGCGCGCTGCTGCCGGTGCGCAAGGATGGGCAGGCCGCGATGCTCAAGGTCAGCCAGAACGAGGACGAACGCCTCGGCGCCCAGGTGATGCGGGCCTGGAGGGGTGCAGGCTCGGCGAGGGTGCTGGAGATCGACGGCGATGGCCTGCTGCTGGAGCGCGGCGGCGACCCGCTGATCGCCATGGCCCAGGACGGTGACGACGACCTGGCCACCGCCCTGCTCTGCCGTGCCCTGGCCCGCCTCCACACTTACGACGGCCCCCGGCCCAAAGGGCTGAAGGACCTACACAGCTGGTTCGCCGACCTGGCGCCGGCCGCACGCCGCCACGGCGGCTTCCTCACCGAAGCCGATGCCCTGGCCCGCCAACTGCTGGCCGCACCTTGCGAACAGCGGCTGCTGCACGGCGACCTGCACCACGGCAACCTCCTCGACTTCGGCCCGCGCGGCTGGTTGGCCATCGACCCCAAGGGCCTGGTGGGCGACCGCGCGCTGGACTATGCGGTGATCTTCGCCAACCCCGACCTCTGCGACCCCAGCCGCCCGGTGGGCACCGACCCGGCCCGCTTCCAGCGGCGTCTGGCCATCGTCTGCCGCGAATCCGGCCTGGAACGCCAGCGCCTGCTGCAATGGCTGGTGGCCTGGTGCGGCCTCTCCGCCGCCTGGTTCCTCGACGACGATGACCCAGATGCCGATATCGACCTGGCGGTGGGGGCGTTGGCGCTGGAGGCGCTGGCGACGCAGTAG
- a CDS encoding FKBP-type peptidyl-prolyl cis-trans isomerase yields the protein MSEELKIEDLHEGDGKAVVKGALITTHYNGWLEDGTLFDSSIEKGRPFQCVIGTGRVIKGWDQGLMGMRVGGKRKLQVPAHLAYGERQVGKIPPGSNLVFEIELLEVLTRDD from the coding sequence ATGAGCGAAGAATTGAAGATCGAAGACCTGCACGAAGGCGACGGCAAGGCCGTGGTCAAGGGCGCGTTGATCACCACCCATTACAACGGCTGGCTGGAGGACGGCACCCTGTTCGACTCCTCCATCGAGAAAGGCCGCCCCTTCCAGTGCGTGATCGGCACCGGCCGGGTGATCAAGGGCTGGGACCAGGGCCTGATGGGCATGAGGGTCGGCGGCAAGCGCAAGCTGCAAGTGCCCGCGCACCTGGCCTACGGCGAGCGGCAGGTCGGCAAGATCCCGCCCGGCTCCAACCTGGTGTTCGAGATCGAACTGCTGGAAGTGCTGACCCGGGACGATTGA